Within Colletotrichum destructivum chromosome 11, complete sequence, the genomic segment TGCGGAACATACGTCAGTATCTTCGCCCTGAAGGTGGCATAGCGCTCATTCTGGAGATAGTAGAGAAGGAGTGCTGCTGGACGGACTTCATCTACGGCTTCTCTGACGGCTGGTGGCAATTTGATGATTCAAGGGTTGAAGCTTTGCAGAATGAGGAGGAATGGAAGCAGGACTTCTTTTTTACCGCTGGATTTACTGATGTCAAATACACCAGAGGAAGCTCTCGGGATTCTAGATTTCAGAAGCTGTTCCTGGCTTCTATGTTGCCAAAGTAGATTGTCAAAAACACCTTGGTAATCAGTCTGGCAGCTGGTTAGCAGCGAAACTTTTCTTTGACTCATAGTCCTAGTCTCCCTTAGCCCCTCAGCCATAAATGGTGGCTTAAGGAGCTTCAGATGGAGGATGGGTTTCTGCGAGTTAGTGATCAGTAAATATTACAAGGGGGTGTTCTAGATTGCAGGTTTCAGTCGTCGTTAATACAAACACCTGACCTTTACTCCAAACCGATCGTTACCCCTCTACTATAAATATACTTTAAGAAAGGGCTCACGTACTTGCATTGTGTAAGCAGTGGTAGTATGTCAAAGTTAATATCATTCTACACCTCTCCGTCTACAGTCATCTACTGTTACCTAATGTTTAGACGTACTGAGCAGGCCGCCCAAAACATTCCGGTGAGGCTGTGAGATGACCCGTAGCTTTAGACCTACGCCGACATACCAGACACTACAAGATGAACTGCAGCGGTGATTATGAAATGCTGTTTGTGCGTGTCAGAGGGCGGATGAGGTGAAGCACTGTGATGTCATACTTTCCAGTCGGCGGGGGCGTAATCGAAGGCATGGTATGATGGTGATGTAAGGCACGACAGCGTACACGATCGGGAAGAATAGCAATAAGATCCATCTTATGTTTAGAGGGCCGAGACGCTGAGTGATGGGTGGGTACGCGAGGAGCTGAACCGACAAACCCAATACGCCCAGCCGCGCGGGCGACCAGGCAATGTCGGCGGGGGCTAGAGGTGCCGGAGGCGTAAGAGAAGTTGGTGCCGCTGCTTTGGGGTCTGCGCATGCGCGTCATCGACGACTACCTGATAGATCGCGGTATAATACCTAAAGGCTTTCAAGTATTTATTTACTCTATCTCTTGCGATCCCATTAAAATATGCTTCTCTAGTATTCGTTTCAGCAAGTCTTGATCGTACATGACTTGACTTTTGCCGAGTTCCTCTGCTGACGCTTGAAAGTCCACCCTTGTCGAAGTTCCGTCAAAGCTGCCTGACCTGGTTGAAGCCCTtccatcgtcttcctcaGGAGCCTTTGTGGTGGTAATATGAGGAACAGCTTTAGAACTGTGCACTGTAGACTCAAATCCCGTGGTAGAGACATGCTTGCTTGCTAGACGTCCTCTGCCCTTCACTGGTATCGTTCTGAGCTTGTATAATCTGTAAGCTTTGCGCGGTTGCTTCACTGACGCAGAGTCGCCATGTCTCCGACTCGGTTCTTGAGGCGTTTGGTGTTCGCTTGGATAGTAATGAGGGTTCCCTTCATGTTCGGAGTAGGTTCCAGCAGGGTGGAAATTCTCGAATCCAGAAACCGTAGTGACCTTCGATTCGGACCGGCTCGTTGAGCTTGACCCTCGAGAAACTGGGCTGCTGGTCTTGTAATCATGAGCCTCCTCGTATTCATCCTCGGAGCCTTCATCATGGACGTGAGGTGGACCAGGCACGCTGGGAGGTACGCTTGTGCTGGGAGGTCGGTCTTGCAACTTCTGCCCTTCTTCGTGTGGCGCCCTGACTGTCAACCAATCATGGTGTATGTAAGGACGGCTTGGCGTTACAGACACGATTGCAACGGAGGATCCAGGTCGATGGTCGTTAGATATGAAATGTGGCGTATGCTGGATTTTGACACCCGCTCCCATCACCTCCTCACCTTTTACTCCCGAAGGTTGTACAGTCTTCACCTCTGCCCGGATTTCGGCCCTCAGCTCTGTTTGAAACACGCTCCGTATTTCGGTTAATAGATCGGCCCGCAGTCGTTCCCGTTCTTCACCTCTGTTCTTTATCATCTCGGTTTCCGCGTCCATCTCCTTCCATATCTTGGTTTTCGTTAAGGAAGTGatctcctcgatggccttcaGGAGTTTGTCTCTTGACTGTTTCCCAAACTCCGCTTCCTCTCTTGCTCTCGCTTCAAGTGCCGCCACCTCTGCCCGTTTCTCGCTTTCCACCTTCAGCCTCACCTCTTCCTCGATTTTCAACCTCATAAGTCTCAGACGGTCGGACTCCTCCAGTGCCTCTCGCTCAGCTGTGAGTTTGAGCCTCCCACGCTCCACTATGCCGGTTTCATTCTGTTTCAACTCCTCCATTTTCTTTTTACTCTCTTTTTGAACCTCGTCTTTGATCTTTATGAGCTGTGATTGCATAATCTCCTTCTTGTACCTGTGAAACTCTTCACGCAATTCAGAAATCTCGTCTTTCAGGCGCTGTCTTTCCCGCATATCTGGGCTTGGTGACCCCCGTGACTTGTACCCGAAGTCTTGCCTATCGCGGAAATATGGGCTTGGGGACCGCGGCCGTGACCTGTATCTGGAGCTGTGTCTATCGCGAACATCTATATGGTAGTGCGTTGGTGACGAATCGCGAAGGATAGGGCTGGCTCGCCGCTCCCGTGACATGTACTCCGAACGGTATCCAGGCTGAATAGCAGGAGACGGGGCATAGCGCGGGGTGGAATACGGATATGATGGATTGCTGAGCCTTGTCGGTATCTCACTGGGTAAGGCGTTCATTGAGGCGGTTCGTGGTGACATCGGTTGCCTAGTAACACGGGCAAGAGGTTGACCGTAGGTAGAGTTTCTTCGTTCTGGCTGGCTATTGATCTTTGGCCTGCTCGCATTCGTCTTTTGGGTCGACTCTTGTTGACGTTGTTCTCCTGAACGGGGTCGATTGGCGTTTGACTCGAAACTCACTGCCTTGTCGGTGTCCTGACGACTGCAGTCCTGTCAGCGAATATTGGATCTGAGTGAACCCCATTGAGCGTTGTCACTCTAGGCGCGAGTACGTACGGCTTGGAGGGGCTAATatcttggccatcttctcTCAGACGCGAAGGGCTCCTAGAGTGCCGATAGCCTTTGGCTCCTTGGTCCATAAGAGACAGAATTGAGATAAAATTCGCATTTAGATTCCTTTCTATTCATGAGCCAGTCAAATGTCCAATGGTTATAAGTCTTGCGAGGTGATCAGAGGGCAATGACACTAGGCGTCATTAGaggtggcggtgatggtcGGTGATTGTCGAATTGGGACGAATGGACCTTTTTATTGCTCCAGGCTACCTCgtgtttcttttcccccttgcGCTAAGGGCCTGCTCCCAAGGAAGGCTGGAGGGATCTTGGAAAGACACCCAACCCCCCTCAGCCTGATCCAACATGCCCTGGCAATATTGTCCAACTCGTACCGCTACATACCAAAGTCTCATGCATGGCCCCCACCCACACAGGCCGACGCAAGCACCTGATAATGCTGACCACCATGAGTGGGAATCCATACCCCCTGCGTCCTTTTCAGGTGTTTCATTGATGCATTTCGGTCGGTTAGCTTAACCCGGCGAGCCTTGAAGCTCGACCTTCCGTGTCCAACTCGTGGCGTTTGCGCGTTATCTTGGACACCAAACCCCCTGTGATAGATCGCCGAGCCACATCCTTACATAGTGTGCATTTTCGCTATATAAATTGCGATGGCTGCAGCCATTAGTGAATGGAGCGTTCTTGGGCTCATCCCAAGCAAATCGCCCAAAAATGCGGCCTAACTCCGAAGCTTTGCGCATTGCCGCAGATAACAAGGGGTCCGGCAAGCAGTACTTTACTGATGGAGACGGAGATCAATGTGTGAACGACCACAATAGCACGCTATTTAACAAATGTTTCTTCAGCGGTAATGTCCCATGAAATCCTCGGGAACTTTTTGTTCTTCTGGTCTAACACCCAGTTTTCAGTCCTCTCCATGCCTCCTCAGTCAGCGCCGAGCGGATTCAAATTACAAAGACAAGACAGTTGGACGAAAGAGCCGACACGCAAGTCCTTGGGTATGATGGGAAATACTAAGGGATATCTCACTAACCTTTTCAAGGTGAGGCCATCATTGAGTGGCTAAAGCTTCGCCCAGATCCGCCTCTGGATGCTCACAAGCGACATTCCTCCTTGTGTCAGCAAAGAGGCCCAGAAACGGGATCATGGATTCTGGCCGACGAGAAACTACAGAACTGGCGGAACACTGCGGGCCCTCCCCAGTGCTTGTGGATGAGAGGAATTAGTGTGTCCAGCCGATCCTCGACATCAGCTCTTTACTAACAAGGGCACTTGACAGTGGGGTGTGGCAAGACGATACTTGTGTAAGTACTCATGGTGAATATGACTGGAAGTATGGTCTGAACGTCTCTCTGTGTTTAGTTCTCGTATTGTAGACGAGTTGGCCCAGGACCCCAGCGACATTGGCTACGCATATCTCTATTTccaggaagaagacgagTGTCAAGCATCGTTTTCGTGTATCTGGACTACCCTATTCATGCAGCTCCTGGATAATTCCGATTCTACCATCATCGCCGCTGGAGTCAAGAAGATGTTCAATAGGCCGCCCCGAGGATCGACACCTTTCAATCCACCTGACTACTTTGAACTGTTCAGAGATCAAGCAGCCACATTCAAGAGTGTTTACCTCATCTTTGACGGGATAGACAGCTTCTGCAAGGTCCACGATACCGAAACATGGACGGAGATGTTCAATACCCTAAAGAGGCTACCGGACAACGTCAAAGTCCTGTTCACTTCTAGGAGTGAATGGTTTGAGCCGAAACTTAGCGAGGCAGAGAAGATCGATATTGAACCCCGGCGTGATGATGTCAGGGCGTACGTGGAACACCGAATCGAGAGCGACAAAACGCTTCAGGACCTTCTCAGCATTGACCAGTCCCAGCCGACAGTTGTGGATCAGGTCATCCGCATGACTCTAGACAGCGGCATGTTAGTAATTTGTTCCGCTACCAAATCCACGGTTTGCTGATTATAGCAGGTTCCTCCTGGCCAAGTTGCACATGAACGAGTTGACGTCGAGCAAGCAAATCAATCTGGACGGCATTCACTCTGCCCTGAAAAGACTTCCCAAAACTGCTGAGAGCGTTTTCGAGGCTGCTGTTCAACACATAATCCGCAAAGATGGTATCGAAGATCGTCAAACCCGCCTGGCAGGACATGTTCTCAGCTGGATTCTTCACGCAAAAGCCGAGATGACCGTGGACCAAATCAGAGAGGGATTTGCAGTACGAGAGAGCAAAGACCACCGCTACCAATCCCACATGCCAACAAAAAACGCATTATTATCTGTCTGTGCAGGCCTAGTAATCATCGATACAGACAAGAAGACTCTTCGACTAGTCCACAATTCCATCAAGACACATCTACAGGAACACCGTCTCATACAGCCGAATACCGACTTGATCATGGCCAAGACTTGCATACGGTGTATGTTGCTCATAGAATCTAACGAAAAGAAGGATTCTTCCCTCCTACACTACGCAGTTCGGCACTGGAGTGCACACCTCGCTTCCGCTCGTCAAAGTATGGACCGGGATGACGACAAGTTGGTCATGAAATTGCTTCGAAATAGCTACCAGCTAACAAGAGCATTCAAAACGCTACCTGAGCCATTGGATTGCTCTTCCGATAACATGACCGGCTTTCATGCTTCTGTATACTACAATCTCCGAGATTGGCTGCAACCCCTCGTTGATGCTGGCGAGAACGTCAACGCTCAGAGTGCAGATGGTCAGACTGCTCTACATTGGGCTGTTAGACACGGTAGATGTGAGATGATACCGCTGCTCATAGACAACTCTGCAGACCCAAACATCACAGACAATACTGGCAATTCACCACTCCACCAGGCACTGCTGAACCCAATAGCCGAAAGCTCCGCGATCGTTCAGGCTCTGGTGAATGGGGGTGGGAAACCTAATATGAAGGGAGCCAGAGGCCTGACACCCTTATCTGCGGCCATCAGAAGCGGACCAACGTCCATTGCCGAGATCCTAATCAAGAGCCAGCCGGACATTGACGCCGAGACCGTTGAAGATTGGAACTTGCTGAGAGAAGTGGTTCACCACGGCAGGGATATCATAAACATGCTGGAGCAGGATGCGGTGATGGCCAATCCGTCTGACACAGACAGGTTAGCTGAACTAAGAGAAACAGCTGAGAGCCACGGCCGACAACTCATGGACCTTC encodes:
- a CDS encoding Putative NACHT nucleoside triphosphatase, P-loop containing nucleoside triphosphate hydrolase; this translates as MSHEILGNFLFFWSNTQFSVLSMPPQSAPSGFKLQRQDSWTKEPTRKSLGEAIIEWLKLRPDPPLDAHKRHSSLCQQRGPETGSWILADEKLQNWRNTAGPPQCLWMRGIMGCGKTILVSRIVDELAQDPSDIGYAYLYFQEEDECQASFSCIWTTLFMQLLDNSDSTIIAAGVKKMFNRPPRGSTPFNPPDYFELFRDQAATFKSVYLIFDGIDSFCKVHDTETWTEMFNTLKRLPDNVKVLFTSRSEWFEPKLSEAEKIDIEPRRDDVRAYVEHRIESDKTLQDLLSIDQSQPTVVDQVIRMTLDSGMFLLAKLHMNELTSSKQINLDGIHSALKRLPKTAESVFEAAVQHIIRKDGIEDRQTRLAGHVLSWILHAKAEMTVDQIREGFAVRESKDHRYQSHMPTKNALLSVCAGLVIIDTDKKTLRLVHNSIKTHLQEHRLIQPNTDLIMAKTCIRCMLLIESNEKKDSSLLHYAVRHWSAHLASARQSMDRDDDKLVMKLLRNSYQLTRAFKTLPEPLDCSSDNMTGFHASVYYNLRDWLQPLVDAGENVNAQSADGQTALHWAVRHGRCEMIPLLIDNSADPNITDNTGNSPLHQALLNPIAESSAIVQALVNGGGKPNMKGARGLTPLSAAIRSGPTSIAEILIKSQPDIDAETVEDWNLLREVVHHGRDIINMLEQDAVMANPSDTDRLAELRETAESHGRQLMDLLLDKGVDLNRPTSVQRWTPLIYAVTNADISKMRRFLGRQHNPADANLRGFKEGYSPLRWALYYPNTEAVELLIEHGADINEIYDDGWSPLVEAVRKKKNDMVRLLIDKGANLNTSNSGSTPLIEAVKVGNSDAVWLLLQSQMKVFLDERDDSGMSALLYALQSGNKGIVWLLVSKGASLNDQTKNTSSAINFALRHGKINDNRKADFSLVWLLLQNGADINAADSRGMTPLHHVSSSGSLEALQFLIEHNVHVDVPDDKGHTPLALAVLKERDQAVQFLVQYRASLFVRNQDGLTPLHHAAVQGFNSGLKILLLRSEALDVVDNRSYTALHHAVNSKSSNEETIHLLVTAGAGLEIEESHKQTPLMLAAQLGREPIVRQLLIEGADVFKKNEYGHSAISYTRGYGKSHDGVRSILKRANRGMQI